From the genome of Corallococcus macrosporus DSM 14697:
ATCGCCGCCCACAATCACCTGAAGCGTCTGCTGGCGCGGAGGCTGCGCCGGACGTCGCTCATCAAGAAGTCCAACATCCTGCTGATTGGCCCCACCGGGAGCGGCAAGACGCACATCGCCCGCAACCTGGCGGACATCCTCCACGTCCCGTTCACCACGGTGGACGCCACCGAGTACACGGAGGCCGGCTACTACGGGAAGGACGTGGAGGTGATGATCTCCGACCTCCTCTTCAAGGCGAACCACTCCGTGGAGGACACCCAGCGGGGCATCATCTTCATCGACGAGGTGGACAAGATCGCCCGGCGCTCGCAGGGGGCCCGCAACGGCGCGGGCAGCCGCGACATCGGCGGCGAGGGGGTGCAGCAGTCCCTGCTGAAGCTCCTGGAGGGGCGCGAGGTGTACGTGCCCCTCAACGTCACCCAGGCCTGGAACAAGAGCGACTTCGTCCAGGTGGACACGCGCGACATCCTCTTCATCTGCGCCGGCACCTTCAGCGACCTGCACGACTACGGGGACGAAGGGGGCCGCGCCATGGGCTTTGGCGCGGAGGACGCGGCGCAGCGGCGCCAGAAGCGCATCAGCACCCGGCAGTTGACGGACTTCGGCATGCTGGCGGAGTTCCTCGGCCGCCTGCCGGTGGTGGTGCAGTTGGACCGGCTGGGGGAGGCGGACCTGATTCGCGTGCTCACCGAGCCGCCGGACTCCATCGTGCGCGAGTTCCGCGAGCTGCTGGCCATGGATGAGCTGGAGGTGGACTTCGCCGAGCCGGGCCTGCGCGAGGTGGTGCGCTATTCGGTGGAGCGAGGGCTGGGGGCGCGCGGGCTGCGGTCCATCCTGGAGCACGTCATGGCGGACGTCATGTTCGAGGCGCCCGAGCGGCGGCGGCGTCACGTCGCCGTGGACGCGGGCTTCGTGCGGGAGCGGCTGCGGGGGCTGGACTCGACGCAGCTCAACGTGTGAGTCAGGGCTCGCGCTCGGAGGCGCGGGCCGCGGCGCCCAGCCGGGCCGCCACGTCCGGGTCCTGGATGAGCTGGAGCACCCCGTCGTGCCGCAGCAGCGCGGCGGTGTCTCCGCGCGCCAGGGCCTGCTTCAGCTTCGGGTCCTGGAGCAGGCGCTGGAAGCGGGCGTCCTTGCGCAGGGCCTTGTAGGCCGGGTCGTCCTTGAGCTGGCCCGCGCGCTTCGGGTCGCTGGCGGCTCGGGCCACCTCCACCAGGTGCTTCACCGGGGCGAACTGCGTCAGCTCGAAGAGGTTGTAGCGGCGGGCGACCTCGATGGAGAGCGACTCCTTCGGGGACAGGCCCACGCGGCGGCCCGCGATGACGACGTGCTGTTCGAAGAAGGCGATGGCGCTGAGCACCACCCAGGCGATGAGGCCCATCTTCGCCCCGCCCAGGACGAAGCCGAGGAAGCGGTCCACGCCCCGGTGCTCGTTGTGCTGGCCGGTGGCGAGGATGCGCAAGAGCAGCGCGCCCAGGGCGTAGCGCACCGCGAGCCAGGTGCAGATGAACAGCAGCACCGTGCCCAGGATGACGCCCAGGAACAGCGGGCCGCCCAGGGCCTCGGCCAGGTGCGGGCCCGCCAGGGGGCCCAGGCGGCGCGAGGTGAAGTAGGCCACCGCCAGGCCCACCAGGTTGGCCACCTGCCGTGACACCCCGGTGACGGCGCCGATGAGGGCGAAGAACAGCACCAGCCCGAGGATGATGAGGTCGATGACCATGGGGCCCGTGCGCCGCCGCCGTCAGCGGATCTTGAACGAGCCGCCCTTGTCGCGGGACTCGTCCTGGGACTGCTTCTGGACCTCCGCCAGCCGCTCCTTGTAGCGGGCGTTGGCGGGCTCATACGTGAGCGCCATCTTGAGGTTCCGTTCGGCGGCGGCCCAGTTGCCGGCGTCCGCGTCCCTCTGGGCCTGCTGGAAGAACTGGCGCCCCTTGGGGTGGGTGCCGATCTGCTCTTCCTGCTCCTTCTTCGCGGCGGCCTTGGTCTCCGCTTCGGAGGCCTCGGTGAAGCGCAGCTTCTGGGCGCGCTCGGGGCCCGTCACGTCGGTGACGTACTTCTTGCGCTTCGAGTCGTCGCGCAGGACGTAGTAGGCCTCGGTGACGCGCTTGTAGAGGTCGTTGATGCGCTCCTTCAGCTCCCTGGAGTCCACCTGGAAGAAGCGGTCCGGGTGGTAGGTGCGGCTCTCCCGGTAGAAGGCGCGCTTGATGTCCGCGGGGGTGGCCGTCTTCTCCAGCATGAGCACCTCGAAGTAGTCGAGCTGGTCCAGCCTGGAGCAGCGCGCTTCGAGGTCAGCGAGTTGCTGGGCGTCCAGGTCCGGGCCCGTGGACCTCGACGGTGTGGCGGCCGTGGCCGCCGCCGGGGGGATGGGCGGGACGATGGGCGCCACCGACGGAATCGAGGGCACCGTGCCGGACGGCGCGCGTGGGCCCGCGGCGAGCGGCGCGACGCCGGGGCCGGCGGGCGCGATGGAGGGCACCGCGGGGGCCACGGACGGGACGGCCGGTGGCGGTCGCGGTGGCGTGGCGCCCGCGGGTGCCAGCGCTGGCAGGGACATGGTGGGCCGAGCGCCGGGCCGCTGCTGTGGGACGGATGCGGGCGCCACGGGCGGGGCGACCTGTCCCAGCGTGAGCTTGGGGGGCGGCCTTGCCGCCGGCGCCGTGACGGGAGGCCGCCCAGGCGCGGCGCCGGTCGCGGCCGGTGCGGTGGCGCTCGCCGGCGGGGCCCCGGGCGCCGAGGCGCCGAGCGGCGCTACCGCGGGGATGGCGACCTTCGAGACGGGGGCGCGGGACGCCACGGCGCCGGGCGGCGTCGCGGCGCCGACGGGCGCGATGGACGGCACGGCGCCAGCGACTGGCGGGACTGAGGCGCTCACGGGCGCGACGGACGGAACGACGCCCGCGGACGCTGGCGCCCTCGCGGCACCCATGGGCGTGATGGAGGGCACGGCGCCAGCGGCGGGGCCTGGCGCATTCATGGGGGCGACGGCCGGGACGGCGCCAGCGGCTGGACGCGGTGCGCCCACTGCACCCGCTGGACGTGGAGCCGGGGTATTGCCGCCTGCCGCCGGGCGAGGGACTGGCGTCGGTGCGTTCGCGGCCGGGCGAGGGCCGGAAGCCGCGGCCCCGGTGGCATGAGGGGCCGCCGCCGCAACGCGTGGCGCGGGGGGATTGGCGCGCGCTGCGTCCGCGGCCGTCGGCGGCCGGGCTGCGGGCGTCGCTGCCTGCCCAGGCGCCACACGCGGGACAGGTGCGGCAGCGCCAGCAACTGGGCGTGGGAGCGGCGTGGTGGCTGCGGCGGCGCCTGTCGCCGGACGCGGCACGGGCGTCTTTGCATCAGCGGCGCTGGGGCCCACCCCGGGTCGCGGCACGGGCGTCCTGGCGTCAGCAGGGCTGGTTCCCACCGCAGCGCCAGGCACGGGCGTCCTGGCGTCAGCATGGCTGGGCCCGGTCGCAGCTCGCGGCACCGGCGTCCTGGCGTCCGCAGCACCCGCGCGAGGCACGGGCGTCGCGGCGCTCGCCGCTGAAGGCATCGCTCCGGTAGCAGGACGTTGTCCGGCCGCCGCTCCTGTTCCCACGGGGGCGACAGGCCTGGTGACAGCACCGACGGAAGGAATCGCGGGCAGCGTGGTCGGCGTCCCC
Proteins encoded in this window:
- the clpX gene encoding ATP-dependent Clp protease ATP-binding subunit ClpX; its protein translation is MESSARREEAVLTPREIYERLDRFVIGQDGAKRAVAIAAHNHLKRLLARRLRRTSLIKKSNILLIGPTGSGKTHIARNLADILHVPFTTVDATEYTEAGYYGKDVEVMISDLLFKANHSVEDTQRGIIFIDEVDKIARRSQGARNGAGSRDIGGEGVQQSLLKLLEGREVYVPLNVTQAWNKSDFVQVDTRDILFICAGTFSDLHDYGDEGGRAMGFGAEDAAQRRQKRISTRQLTDFGMLAEFLGRLPVVVQLDRLGEADLIRVLTEPPDSIVREFRELLAMDELEVDFAEPGLREVVRYSVERGLGARGLRSILEHVMADVMFEAPERRRRHVAVDAGFVRERLRGLDSTQLNV
- a CDS encoding CvpA family protein translates to MVIDLIILGLVLFFALIGAVTGVSRQVANLVGLAVAYFTSRRLGPLAGPHLAEALGGPLFLGVILGTVLLFICTWLAVRYALGALLLRILATGQHNEHRGVDRFLGFVLGGAKMGLIAWVVLSAIAFFEQHVVIAGRRVGLSPKESLSIEVARRYNLFELTQFAPVKHLVEVARAASDPKRAGQLKDDPAYKALRKDARFQRLLQDPKLKQALARGDTAALLRHDGVLQLIQDPDVAARLGAAARASEREP
- a CDS encoding J domain-containing protein, whose translation is MPSIAPVGAATPPGAVASRAPVSKVAIPAVAPLGASAPGAPPASATAPAATGAAPGRPPVTAPAARPPPKLTLGQVAPPVAPASVPQQRPGARPTMSLPALAPAGATPPRPPPAVPSVAPAVPSIAPAGPGVAPLAAGPRAPSGTVPSIPSVAPIVPPIPPAAATAATPSRSTGPDLDAQQLADLEARCSRLDQLDYFEVLMLEKTATPADIKRAFYRESRTYHPDRFFQVDSRELKERINDLYKRVTEAYYVLRDDSKRKKYVTDVTGPERAQKLRFTEASEAETKAAAKKEQEEQIGTHPKGRQFFQQAQRDADAGNWAAAERNLKMALTYEPANARYKERLAEVQKQSQDESRDKGGSFKIR